TTGTGAAGTTAGGGCTGATTTTCATGAGACGCTCGTAAGCTTCTGCTACTTCTGAAGGCTGAGTATAAAGCTTAGACTCATCCATATCAGTGTTATCAACACCATCTTCTTCACCACCAGTACAACCGAGTTCGATCTCGAGAGTCATACCCATTTTAGACATACGTGCGTGGTATTTTTCACAGATTGAAAGGTTTTCTTCAAGAGACTCTTCAGAAAGGTCAATCATGTGCGAAGAAAAGAGAGGCTTACCAGTTTCAGCAAAATGCTTTTCAGATGCGTCGAGGAGACCGTCGATCCAAGGAAGAAGTTTCTTTGCTGCGTGGTCAGTGTGAAGAATAACAGGTACGCCGTAAGCTTCTGCTACTTCGTGAACGTGCTTAGCACCAGCAACAGTACCGATAACTTGAGCTTGTTGACCTTCGAGTTTAAGACCTTTACCAGCGTAGAAAGTACCGCCACCGTTAGAGAACTGAATGATTACAGGGGAACCAACTTTTGCAGCTGCTTCGAGTACACCATTTACAGACTCAGTACCAACGCAGTTTACTGCAGGAAGAGCTGCTTTTTGCTCTTTACATACTTCGAAAATTTTATTTAAGTCGTCACCAGTAGCAACACCAGGTTTTACGAAATCAAAGACTTTAGCCATTTTTTGTTTACCTTATTTGTTTATTATGTATTTCTTGAGAATGTTAAAAATCCCCGTAAACTATCAACTAATCAAGAATTGACAAGCTTGATGATCCACCAAGTGTGTCACACACTTAAACTTATGTTTATGGGATTAAAAGGGATCTCTATTTTTTCATAAAGTTTTTCTGATAAAGCACAAAAGCTTCTCGATTGCCCATCTCTGCAGATTTCTTCAACATGAGTTCCGCTTGGTCACGATTCACTTTCATAAACTTCCCATCGAGGTAAATACGTCCGAGTTCATAAAGTGCACCTGAGTGGTTTTGCACCGCAGCTTTCTGATAATTAATAATTGCTTTACTAATATCTTGTTTGACATCTTCGCCGACCTCGTACATGTACCCCAATACGTAAAGTGCTTGGGCGTAGCCTTGTTCAGCT
The sequence above is a segment of the Lentisphaera araneosa HTCC2155 genome. Coding sequences within it:
- the fbaA gene encoding class II fructose-bisphosphate aldolase — its product is MAKVFDFVKPGVATGDDLNKIFEVCKEQKAALPAVNCVGTESVNGVLEAAAKVGSPVIIQFSNGGGTFYAGKGLKLEGQQAQVIGTVAGAKHVHEVAEAYGVPVILHTDHAAKKLLPWIDGLLDASEKHFAETGKPLFSSHMIDLSEESLEENLSICEKYHARMSKMGMTLEIELGCTGGEEDGVDNTDMDESKLYTQPSEVAEAYERLMKISPNFTIAASFGNVHGVYKPGNVKLTPTILRDSQAYIKEKFNTESDNPVNFVFHGGSGSSPEEISESISYGVIKMNIDTDTQWATWEGVMNFYKEKEAYLQGQIGNPDGDDKPNKKFYDPRVWLRKGQETFVARVEQAFGDLNGKGLN